One genomic region from Colletes latitarsis isolate SP2378_abdomen chromosome 10, iyColLati1, whole genome shotgun sequence encodes:
- the Wnk gene encoding wnk kinase isoform X1 — translation MPRCCNESKAVSSVSTSQKHNTEDILLTQTRAFSIGNQLELDDDSPIVEKSHRRVRCDLSPVPTNTSTNLNIKLLSIKGDRNTRQDHQVSTGSGGYREREKEAKKRAAIGNTVRGLFSSGHSRQDRYETNRQRSSGGSGLSSLCPKLVASGGSSSQGGISLAVGHLASQEGGGPCSVVTTQRIHNHTHNHKRQRKLSIVSQAGTSTHNSGDRKTSNISRSSTTICKKQIRTQRTDHSADSLSITTNGVASSSPSSKKKVLSALRISEKSSSRNLNSPSLENENERSFSDAEEAITATENVFSIPGSSSTPSTPINRVRSKKSDEDETSVECSISEEGAKSSQNVSVKKVSLDSSEQKGTECSESSKISNITRKISANSIDEETSTQNKQKVLSTSSISTKCSNSENKTTRSKNKYVTEKIIEQQNNKNLKETTSMEKNINTTVTSTETSTSSASNSKNNDKIKRKTSTDSLKTTNVTEKEDLTKDSEEDVTEDKKDTEQHEELVKSSRFVTSKVSEEIVETEGKDMETQREEDEGEVTIYDEDDNGTSISDIVATQALHESLSKLGKVPPLDTEMEDVKDTDTQDETKIVKDSQKEVVAHEETVEGFIGPLLDENFKADEKLTQKTMAMEEVQSLLLKVKIQNVEDDDDEEKAIGISPDGRFLKFEEEIGRGSFKTVYRGLDTQTGVAVAWCELQEKKLNKTERLRFREEAEMLKGLQHPNIVRFYDYWEVTLTRRKYIVLVTELMTSGTLKTYLRRFKKINPKVVKSWCRQILKGLSFLHSRSPPIIHRDLKCDNIFITGTTGSVKIGDLGLATLKNRSFAKSVIGTPEFMAPEMYEEHYDESVDVYAFGMCMLEMATSEYPYSECTGPAQIYKRVVSGVKPQSYDKVENPEVREIIEMCIRLKKEERPLVKDLLNHEFFADDVGLKLEMVSRDSAVADAELSRVEFRLRVLDPKKRTNKHKENEAIQFDFDIQADNAEEVASEMAKSSLILEEDVKAVAKMLKSQITTLLREREERKAKEEKERLDREADTTNTANENLLQQQLLLQQMQLQQQLQSQQQIQSSMGIQMQGQVQMQLQQNQIPLQSQQQMQPAAQQSQQHNLQPQQVQLVQQQPLIQQQTSVVQPQQAQQMQQVPQVSQQQVQYQQQQYQQQLQQQYQQQQQQQYPQHVSQNLTAASSQCSTPQTVQTQPQFPQVTQQIQQQQHLHQQQQYIQLNQMNMPQQLSHQMQSQMQSQIQILSQQQHVHQQIQQPQQVQYPQPQVQHVQQVHQHAVGSQSVQNQQFYQQSTSGTSGYNSQPMYQQNISQQIYHSYTSSNPTGHVEILSSNQPTTQIYPHASIPGSSAPPTSQPYIQQQTGQVQTSVPSSINIQSSSSAALIQSATTSTIPNMQNTSTILPSSGHQSQSQQNVLVQMQYPQNSNVPASVPISSGISVPAHSATTSQHQQHFVSTTDQCSTTDRASLPKQDTMDSIQSLPADLPSSIQDSTNTSNLANTNVTSQTTVPSEGVTQENSENVASERCRIKRSTTKRKKPGIKLTVLSVSSGEGQSVTVECQLDTSKQKTVTFKFDRDDMVPTDIANNLVAENLLPQSQCETFVELIEDIVKQLRLDPTRTLPLVAHGPPDQSAGGSPVTSRRPRDRDHSLDTAKNSLVVLCSKCVSHDFTKKQGCAYNWCVSFWTQQVRHGSLTRQSSHRSSYKVHRRHRSRDETSNTSTPTKLLQIDQIISHITNASSEKQQNVQTPDSQVGHENTSAEASRRSSTSTQNTDTLTPTNLPSDPTDTQETVIPMINADTGLDAHHMPKDDITKSYQCSTSYTQNQIQDTTNQASEVSKESVVQDMTELQEKEANKEMQSDTTATEVAALTAPPPMRKISRFLVSPVVEQKVLTNEEEGSITVVEGTDKSNLPTMQSTVLQPSVADDGQVKHDDSEVNVLETQVVTVPEKSNSEAVIQNIQYITEQADNVQAMQSGQQTIGIQSTVQGQPMQQMQQNISTMQSSPHNVIIQPSTITHQSPQQIQPVPQNIVVAPQKDLQAQVPSNGVNLQGQYQNQPMQPNILLQQQQQMTAQHNLTQMHIQPEHQHQGQMQTQRPLQQFHSQQIPQQHQQYVMLSGPIQQLQPAAIVDERNRRISNISTTSNMSTDSQMSEIVNLTDDKKQSMVAPNASMHHVQHVQLIPQEGSNITPISQTVLEPVQQLQAAPQNLANVSMNTSVPVSVPTHQVVTTEIASKVTVKTKEVSSTLPDLAQNLANILSNPKSKSTTPHSLTSHEQNSTANIAAATVIEYKPTPLQSEQYFQPIQPEASQMQMSSQLQHNYQTNTVQQGISQTFQISQQSHQGQQIPLQQTMQLNATQQMDPQLQISQQTFQGVPVQTLPLQGKWIATTNQNILQQTVPIRHTQQTLPSLQQIAPTQQQIIQDIQHLESFPTPDQSQLHLKLPDQQLLGKTSEAENQDTTNFTGRVSTEYHLQSETENSSHDVTPEHTIVESVDSALFMQNQILQQQQQQQQQQQQQQQQQQQPQQQQQQHRKLSQQNSLDKVSDVTIGTSGPGGTGPQTIADLHQKLVQLTNQPSEAHNVGTPPISYPATPHNHQVIGGYDAYMHSLQQKLVNIGMPISTTHGIGPLSPQTTIQSSTALTDSNVTTNVENSVLTQEASIHQLALSQTHVDCSLDSPTPGGGPAGSETMSPSKENIKIRAQRPGSRLQELEQELAKIHHRGSILSTSSPQPLTPPVSAVTCIQMQPSLQSTQNLLTTVPPVTTVLVATVTPSVVTCRSDTNTPVLTESQENVPEKVSTTQPVRKISRFMVSKVAGPPSNAATSTQQQHTDDPKIYHTEDTQGTPVQVIHSREGSIPPAQTNQPISVPTLDQTEKDERFWTLTPSEEYQLLIKKQTMELETLQRRHREELERFQQHQLQLLIQQQQQASALHQHHHQHHPVLYHTVATSLAGQTRLPGTEDYLVFNTTPQTPLQKASSNYPDTDETLRLAMQKLKQTPLQLQPQQATAGIPHAYVIPIPVVPSETMQNMPSQQSSSYTNELESFDSSHNSAIINSAQYQFTPILPDGTNITVSSTGSLVTPIPISSSTGSGSYIQYHENQTLPNFQTFSCTPHGGFFLPAGYRLIYAPPGATQSQPATPATPHVGNSHDGTPPAEPLHANTDNSTVPPSHTDQ, via the exons GTATGAGACAAATAGGCAACGTTCTTCAGGCGGAAGTGGCCTGTCAAGTTTATGTCCAAAGCTGGTGGCCAGTGGAGGCAGTAGTAGCCAGGGTGGGATTAGTTTGGCAGTGGGACACTTAGCCTCTCAGGAAGGTGGAGGTCCATGTTCAGTTGTTACCACTCAAAGAATTCATAACCACACACATAACCATAAACGCCAAAGAAAATTGTCTATTGTTTCACAAGCTGGTACTAGTACTCATAATTCTGGGGACCGAAAA ACATCAAATATAAGTCGTTCCTCTACAACAATCTGCAAAAAGCAAATACGAACGCAGAGGACTGATCATAGCGCAGATTCATTATCTATAACAACGAACGGAGTTGCGAGTAGTTCACCTTCTTCTAAAAAGAAAGTTTTGTCTGCATTGCGTATTTCTGAAAAATCATCATCTCGGAATCTCAATTCACCATCTTTAGAGAATGAAAATGAACGCAGTTTTAGCGATGCAGAGGAAGCTATTACAGCAACAGAAAATGTGTTCAGTATACCAG GATCCAGTTCTACACCTTCAACACCAATTAATCGAGTGAGGTCGAAAAAATCGGATGAAGATGAAACGAGCGTGGAATGTAGTATCAGTGAAGAAGGTGCTAAATCGTCACAGAATGTATCAGTTAAAAAAGTATCATTAGATTCTAGCGAGCAAAAAGGTACGGAATGTTCTGAATCTTCTAAAATTTCTAATATTACAAGAAAAATATCGGCAAATAGTATTGACGAAGAAACATCTAcacaaaataaacaaaaagtACTCTCTACATCTTCCATAAGTACGAAATGCAGCAACAGTGAGAATAAAACTACAAGATCTAAAAATAAGTATGTTACAGAAAAAATAATTGAAcagcaaaataataaaaatttgaaagagacaacaagcatggaaaaaaatataaatacgacTGTAACGTCCACAGAAACGTCCACAAGTTCAGCATCTAATAGTAAAAATAatgataaaataaaacgaaaaacgtCTACCGATTCTTTAAAGACTACTAATGTTACGGAAAAAGAAGATTTAACTAAAGATTCCGAAGAAGACGTGACCGAGGATAAAAAAGATACAGAACAACATGAGGAACTAGTGAAAAGTTCAAGGTTTGTAACATCGAAAGTGTCAGAAGAGATAGTGGAGACTGAGGGTAAGGATATGGAGACACAAAGAGAAGAAGACGAAGGAGAAGTGACGATATATGACGAAGATGACAATGGCACCAGTATTAGTGATATTGTTGCCACACAAGCGCTTCATGAATCTCTAAGTAAGTTAGGAAAAGTACCACCTTTAGATACGGAAATGGAGGATGTTAAAGACACGGATACGCAGGATGAAACGAAAATTGTGAAAGATTCTCAAAAAGAAGTAGTCGCGCATGAAGAAACAGTGGAGGGCTTTATTGGTCCTTTACTCGATGAAAACTTTAAAGCGGATGAAAAATTAACGCAGAAAACAATGGCAATGGAAGAAGTTCAAAGTCTGTTGCTAAAAGTGAAAATTCAGAACGTTGAAGATGACGATGACGAAGAGAAAGCTATAGGTATATCACCGGATGGCAGATTTTTGAAATTTGAGGAGGAAATCGGTAGAGGTAGCTTTAAGACTGTATACAGAGGTCTGGATACTCAGACTGGCGTAGCTGTCGCTTGGTGTGAATTACAG gagaaaaaattaaataaaaccgaAAGACTGAGGTTTCGAGAGGAGGCAGAAATGTTGAAAGGACTGCAACATCCAAATATTGTTAGGTTTTATGACTATTGGGAAGTCACGCTAACACGTAGGAAATACATTGTACTAGTCACTGAACTTATGACTTCAGGTACATTAAAAAC GTACCTAcgacgttttaaaaaaattaatccgaAAGTAGTGAAGTCCTGGTGTCGACAAATTTTAAAAGGCCTTAGCTTTTTACATTCTAGATCACCGCCAATTATTCACCGTGATCTGAAGTGCgacaatatttttattactgGTACAACAGGGAGTGTAAAAATTGGCGATTTAGGGCTTGCAACGCTTAAAAATCGAAGTTTTGCAAAAAGCGTTATTGGTACACCCGAATTCATGGCACCCGAAATGTACGAAGAACATTATGATGAATCTgtcgatgtttatgcatttggaATGTGTATGCTTGAAATGGCTACTAGTGAATATCCATACTCTGAATGCACTGGACCAGCGCAAATATATAAACGAGTTGTATCG GGCGTAAAACCACAGAGCTATGACAAAGTGGAAAATCCAGAAGTACGTGAAATCATAGAAATGTGTATTCGATTAAAGAAAGAAGAACGCCCATTGGTCAAAGATCTTTTAAATCACGAATTTTTCGCGGACGATGTTGGATTAAAATTAGAAATGGTTTCGCGAGATTCAGCGGTTGCGGATGCAGAACTGTCTCGTGTCGAATTTCGACTTCGAGTATTAGATCCCAAGAAACGTACTAATAAACATAAAGAGAATGAAGCAATACAATTTGATTTCGACATTCAAGCTGACAATGCGGAAGAGGTAGCCTCGGAAATGGCTAAATCTAGCTTAATACTCGAAGAAGACGTTAAGGCTGTAGCAAAGATGTTAAAATCTCAAATCACTACTCTGTTACGAGAAAGGGAGGAACGTAAagccaaagaagaaaaagaacgtCTAGATAGAGAAGCGGACACTACTAACACGGCTAATGAAAATTTATTGCAACAACAATTGTTACTCCAACAAATGCAATTACAACAACAGTTACAATCTCAACAACAGATACAATCAAGTATGGGCATTCAAATGCAGGGTCAAGTACAAATGCAGTTACAACAAAACCAAATACCGCTTCAATCGCAACAACAAATGCAACCTGCCGCGCAACAATCCCAGCAACATAATTTACAACCTCAACAAGTTCAATTAGTTCAACAACAACCATTGATACAACAACAAACATCGGTCGTGCAGCCCCAGCAAGCGCAGCAAATGCAACAAGTACCACAAGTTTCGCAACAGCAAGTTCAGTATCAACAGCAACAGTATCAGCAGCAATTGCAGCAGCAGTAtcaacaacagcagcaacaacaatatCCTCAGCATGTTTCGCAAAATTTAACAGCTGCTTCTTCTCAATGTTCTACGCCTCAGACCGTGCAAACTCAACCACAATTTCCTCAAGTAACTCAACAAATACAACAACAACAGCACTTGCACCAACAACAACAATATATACAGTTGAATCAGATGAATATGCCTCAACAGTTGAGCCATCAAATGCAGTCGCAGATGCAATctcaaatacaaattttatcgCAACAACAGCATGTGCATCAACAAATTCAACAACCTCAACAAGTGCAGTATCCTCAACCACAGGTACAACACGTCCAACAAGTACACCAACATGCAGTGGGttctcaatccgttcaaaaccaACAATTCTATCAGCAAAGCACCTCAGGAACTTCTGGATATAATTCACAGCCTATGTACCAACAAAATATATCTCAACAAATATATCATTCGTACACAAGCTCCAATCCTACTGGACACGTCGAAATTTTATCATCCAACCAGCCTACGACTCAAATTTATCCTCATGCAAGTATTCCTGGAAGTTCGGCGCCTCCAACTTCGCAACCTTATATACAGCAACAAACGGGACAAGTTCAAACGTCTGTACCATCCAGCATAAATATTCAAAGTTCATCGTCGGCAGCTCTTATACAAAGTGCAACAACTTCTACTATTCCAAACATGCAAAATACATCTACAATTCTTCCAAGCAGCGGGCATCAATCACAATCCCAACAAAATGTCTTAGTTCAGATGCAGTATCCACAAAATTCCAATGTTCCCGCTTCTGTTCCTATATCATCCGGAATAAGTGTCCCAGCGCATTCAGCAACAACGTCACAGCACCAGCAACATTTCGTTTCAACAACAGATCAGTGTTCTACTACGGATAGAGCATCATTGCCTAAGCAGGATACAATGGATTCCATACAGTCATTGCCAGCAGATTTACCTTCTAGCATTCAAGATTCAACGAATACATCTAATTTAGCTAATACAAACGTTACATCTCAAACTACAGTACCAAGTGAAGG AGTAACTCAAGAAAATTCCGAAAACGTTGCCTCTGAAAGATGTAGGATAAAAAGATCGACTACGAAGCGCAAAAAACCTGGTATTAAATTGACAGTTTTGTCTGTAAGCAGTGGCGAAGGACAATCTGTAACCGTTGAATGCCAGCTAGATACAAGCAAACAAAAAACTGTGACGTTTAAATTCGATAGAGATGATATGGTACCTACCGATATTGCCAACAATTTG gTTGCCGAAAATTTATTACCTCAGTCTCAGTGTGAAACATTCGTAGAACTAATAGAGGATATTGTTAAACAATTGCGTTTGGATCCTACACGGACTTTACCTTTAGTGGCACATGGTCCACCGGATCAATCGGCTGGTGGTAGTCCAGTTACAAGCCGTCGACCCAGAGATCGTGACCACAGTCTTGATACAGCTAAG AATAGCTTAGTAGTCTTGTGCTCGAAATGTGTATCACATGACTTCACAAAAAAACAAGGGTGCGCATATAATTGGTGTGTATCGTTTTGGACGCAGCAGGTGAGACATGGCTCGCTAACTCGTCAAAGCAGCCACCGATCGTCGTACAAAGTCCATCGTAGACACCGTTCG AGAGACGAAACCTCCAATACCTCTACTCCAACAAAATTGTTGCAGATTGACCAAATTATTTCTCATATTACGAAtgcctcctcggaaaagcaaCAAAATGTGCAAACACCTGATAGCCAAGTGGGGCATGAAAATACATCGGCCGAAGCATCCAGACGATCATCTACGTCGACACAAAATACAGATACATTAACGCCGACCAATTTACCAAGCGATCCGACCGATACTCAAGAAACTGTAATCCCTATGATAAATGCAGACACGGGGTTGGATGCGCATCATATGCCTAAAGATGATATTACTAAATCCTATCAGTGCTCGACATCATACACTCAAAATCAAATACAGGACACAACAAACCAAGCGAGTGAAGTGTCAAAAGAATCTGTAGTTCAAGATATGACGGAACTTCAAGAAAAAGAAGCAAATAAAGAAATGCAATCTGACACTACAGCTACGGAAGTGGCTGCATTAACCGCGCCACCTCCAATGCGAAAAATCTCTCGTTTTTTAGTTAGTCCTGTAGTCGAACAAAAAGTTCTTACAAACGAAGAGGAAGGATCTATTACTGTCGTAGAAGGTACAGATAAATCTAATCTTCCGACGATGCAATCGACCGTATTACAACCCAGCGTGGCTGATGATGGACAAGTAAAGCATGATGATTCGGAAGTAAATGTTTTAGAAACACAAGTCGTAACTGTTCCTGAAAAGTCTAATAGCGAAGCGGTTATACAGAACATTCAATATATTACGGAACAAGCAGATAATGTTCAAGCAATGCAATCAGGGCAACAAACAATTGGTATTCAAAGCACCGTGCAAGGACAACCAATGCAACAAATGCAGCAAAATATCAGTACTATGCAGTCTAGTCCACACAACGTAATTATACAACCATCAACGATAACGCATCAATCGCCTCAGCAAATACAACCTGTTCCTCAAAACATCGTGGTTGCACCACAAAAAGATCTACAAGCTCAAGTTCCCTCGAATGGAGTCAACTTACAAGGGCAATATCAGAATCAGCCTATGCAACCTAACATTTTattacaacaacaacaacaaatgACTGCGCAACACAATTTAACGCAAATGCATATTCAACCTGAACATCAGCATCAAGGACAAATGCAAACTCAGCGACCATTGCAACAATTTCACTCTCAACAAATACCGCAACAACATCAACAATATGTAATGCTTTCCGGGCCAATACAACAATTACAACCAGCCGCAATTGTAGATGAAAGAAATCGGagaatttcaaatatttctacAACGTCAAATATGTCCACAGATTCACAGATGTCAGAAATAGTTAATCTTACAGATGATAAAAAACAGTCGATGGTTGCACCTAACGCATCTATGCATCACGTACAACATGTTCAACTTATTCCACAAGAGGGATCAAATATTACACCTATTTCGCAGACTGTTTTAGAACCAGTTCAGCAACTTCAAGCAGCTCCTCAAAATCTAGCGAATGTTTCAATGAATACATCCGTTCCTGTTTCAGTTCCTACCCACCAAGTTGTCACTACAGAAATTGCCtccaaagttacagtaaaaacgaAGGAAGTATCGTCAACACTTCCAGACTTGGCACAAAATTTagcaaatatattgtcaaatccAAAATCAAAATCTACAACGCCTCATAGCTTGACTAGTCATGAGCAAAATTCGACTGCAAACATTGCAGCAGCTACAGTAATTGAATATAAACCTACTCCTCTTCAATCTGAACAGTATTTTCAACCTATTCAACCCGAAGCAAGTCAAATGCAAATGTCTTCGCAATTACAACATAATTATCAAACAAATACAGTGCAGCAAGGAATTTCACAAACGTTTCAAATTTCTCAGCAATCTCATCAAGGTCAACAAATACCTTTGCAACAAACAATGCAATTAAATGCAACTCAACAAATGGATCCTCAGTTACAAATATCGCAACAAACTTTTCAAGGAGTACCGGTTCAAACGCTCCCTTTGCAAGGGAAATGGATTGCTACCACGAATCAAAATATTTTACAGCAGACTGTACCAATAAGACATACTCAACAAACTCTTCCATCGTTGCAACAAATTGCCCCTACACAACAGCAAATTATACAAGACATACAGCATTTAGAAAGCTTTCCTACACCTGATCAGTCTCAATTACACTTAAAACTTCCAGATCAACAACTCTTAGGAAAAACATCAGAAGCTGAAAATCAAGATACAACTAATTTTACTGG ACGCGTTAGTACTGAATATCATCTACAATCGGAGACAGAAAATTCCAGCCATGACGTAACTCCTGAACATACAATTGTTGAATCTGTGGACTCGGCGTTGTTTATGCAAAACCAGATattacaacaacaacaacagcagcaacagcaacaacagcagcagcagcagcagcaacaacaaccacaacaacaacaacaacaacatcgGAAGCTTAGCCAACAGAATTCTTTAGATAAAGTCTCAGACGTAACTATCGGAACAAGTGGTCCAGGTGGAACAGGTCCACAGACAATAGCGGACCTCCACCAAAAACTTGTACAGCTAACAAATCAGCCGTCCGAAGCACACAATGTAGGCACGCCGCCTATAAGTTATCCAGCCACCCCTCATAATCATCAAGTAATAGGAGGATATGATGCGTACATGCATTCTTTACAGCAGAAGCTTGTTAACATTGGTATGCCAATCTCAACTACACATGGCATA GGTCCTTTATCACCTCAGACAACAATCCAATCTTCAACTGCTCTAACCGATTCAAATGTTACAACAAATGTTGAAAATTCCGTCTTAACTCAAGAAGCCTCCATTCATCAACTTGCACTGTCTCAAACC CATGTAGATTGCTCCCTTGATAGTCCAACGCCAGGAGGAGGTCCTGCAGGATCAGAAACCATGAGTCCTAGTAAAGAGAATATCAAAATACGAGCGCAGAGACCTGGATCTCGTCTCCAGGAACTGGAACAGGAGTTGGCAAAAATTCATCACAGAGGCTCGATTCTCTCGACGTCTTCACCACAACCTTTGACGCCACCCGTTTCTGCTGTTACTTGTATTCAAATGCAGCCATCTCTACAATCTACTCAAAATTTATTAACCACCGTTCCACCTGTGACAACTGTGCTTGTTGCTACTGTTACTCCCAGTGTCGTTACATGCCGCTCTGACACAAACACTCCAGTGCTAACAGAATCCCAAGAAAATGTTCCCGAG AAGGTTAGTACAACTCAACCTGTTAGAAAAATATCAAGATTCATGGTTTCCAAGGTCGCAGGTCCTCCGAGTAATGCTGCTACATCAACCCAACAACAGCATACCGACGATCCAAAGATTTATCACACGGAAGACACGCAGG GTACACCAGTACAAGTAATTCATAGTCGTGAAGGTTCTATTCCACCCGCGCAAACTAATCAACCTATTAGTGTTCCTACTCTAGAT CAAACTGAAAAGGATGAACGATTTTGGACATTGACACCAAGCGAAGAATATCAACTGCTTATAAAAAA GCAAACTATGGAGTTGGAGACATTGCAAAGAAGACACAGGGAAGAATTGGAACGCTTCCAGCAACATCAGTTACAATTATTGattcagcagcaacaacaagcaAGTGCACTTCATCAGCATCACCATCAACATCACCCGGTGCTTTATCACACCGTTGCGACTAGTTTGGCAG GACAAACTAGACTTCCAGGTACAGAAGACTATTTAGTATTTAATACAACACCTCAAACTCCATTGCAAAAAGCTTCAAGTAATTATCCAGACACCGATGAAACATTGCGATTAGCTATGCAAAAATTAAAACAGACTCCTTTGCAACTACAACCACAGCAGGCAACGGCTGGAATACCACACGCTTACGTTATTCCAATTCCAGTAGTGCCTTCTGAAACTATGCAAAATATGCCCTCGCAACAATCCAGTAGTTATACAAATGAATTAGAATCATTTGATTCGTCACATAATTCAGCAATTATAAATTCAGCTCAATATCAGTTCACACCTATATTACCGGATGGAACGAATATTACTGTGTCCTCCACTGGATCGTTAGTCACGCCTATTCCAATATCGAGTTCGACGGGAAGCGGGAGTTACATTCAATATCACGAGAACCAAACATTACCAAACTTTCAAACTTTTAGCTGTACACCACACGGCGGTTTCTTTTTACCGGCTGGCTATCGACTAATATACGCTCCTCCTGGAGCGACCCAGTCTCAACCAGCTACGCCAGCTACTCCGCATGTCGGAAATTCTCATGACGGTACACCGCCAGCAGAACCGTTACATGCGAATACTGATAATTCAACTGTTCCTCCTTCCCATACCGATCAATAA